The genomic interval GTGTCTACGCCGCCTTGATGGCCGGGGCAAGTGTGTTGCTGTACCCCCAGGCGCAACTGGGCATGGGCGGTGCAAGCCAGGTCGATTTCAAGCGCTTGCTGGGGGCCATCGCCCTGAGCGGTGCGCAGAGCCTGATTCTGGTGCCGCAGCTGTTGATGGGGCTGATCACTGCTATCGAGCGCGGGCTGATGCGGGTGGGGGCGCTACGGTTCGTTGCGGTTGGCGGTGCCCGTGTGGCGCCCAGCTTGCTGGCCCGCGCTGAAGCGATCGGCCTGCCGGTGTTCGAGGGCTATGGTTTGTCCGAGTGTGCTTCGGTGGTGGCCTTGAACCGGCCGGGCGCAACCCGCCGCGGCAGTGTCGGCAAACCGCTGCCCCATGTGCAGGTGCGTATCGCCGAGGACGGGGAGGTGCTGGTGGCGGGCTCGGTGCTGCTCGGCTATCTGGAGGAACCACCCGTCTGCGATAGCTGGTGGGCCACCGGCGACCTAGGCCATTTCGACGAGGAGGGCTACCTGTACCTCGATGGCCGCAAGAAACACCAGTTCATCACCAGCTTCGGGCGCAACGTCAACCCGGAATGGGTGGAGGCCGAACTGACCCAGAGCGGCGTGATCGCCCAGGCGTTCGTGCATGGCGAGGCCCTGCCAAAGAACCTGGCATTGCTCTGGCCGCTGGACCCCGCTACCCCCGAGACCCTCATCGACCAGGCCGTGCAGCAGTGCAATGCCTTGCTGCCGGACTACGCCAGGGTCCATGCCTGGCGTCGCCTGCCGTGCCCCTTGTCCAGTACCGACGACACACTGACCGCCAATGGCCGCCCGCGCCGCGAGGCCATCCTGCGGCGTTACCACTCCCTGTTATCCGACATCCCGTTGTGAGGTCTGCCATGTCCTTTTTCGATACCCTGCAAATGCAAACTACCCAGGAGCGTCAGGCCCTGTTTGCCGTACCGGTCATACGCGATGCGCTGGCTGGGCACGTCAGCCTCGACAGCTATGTGGCCTTCCTGACCCAGGCATACCACCATGTACGCCACACCGTGCCACTGATGATGGCGTGCGGGGCGCGGCTGCCATCGCGTTTGGAATGGCTGCGCGGCGCCGTGTGCGAATACATCGAGGAGGAGTACGGCCACGAGCAGTGGATCCTCAACGACATCAATGCCTGTGGTGCCGATTGGGAGGCGGTGCGTGACGGTCGCCCGGCGCTGCCGATCGAGCTGATGGTCGCCTACCTTTACGACTTGATTGCCCGTGGCAACCCGGTCGGGCTGTTTGGCATGGTCAACGTACTCGAAGGCACCAGCATTGCCCTGGCCACCCAGGCCGCCGGCACAATCCAGAGCACGCTGGCGTTGCCCGACAGGGCCTTCAGCTACCTCAGCTCCCATGGCGCGCTGGACCAGGACCACATGGTCACCTACCGGCAGCTGATGGACCGCCTTGATGATGCTGACGACCAGCGGGCTGTGATTCATGCGGCCAAGGTGGTTTACCGCCTGTACACCGACATGTTCCACGGGCTGCCGCGTGCGGGCCTGCAAGAGGTGCGTCATGCGCTTGCCTGAGTGTGTAGTGATACTCACCGGCGCCAGCGGAGGCATCGGCCTGGAGTTGGCCGAGCAGCTGTGTGCAGCCGGTGCCCGGGTACTGGCGGTGAGCCGGCAGATGGGCAAGCTCGCCAGTTTGATGAACCGTTATCACGACAGGCTGCTGTGGCAATCGGCCGACCTGCGCAGCCATGGCGGGCGTGAGCAGGTGCTCGCCCGTGCCCGGGAGATGGGCGGGGTCAATGTCCTGATCAATGCCGCAGGCGTGAACCGTTTTGCCCTGTTCGACCAGATCGACGAACAGGCGCTGGACGAGTTGCTGGACATCAACCTCAAAGCCGCCTTGCAACTGACGCGTGTGTGCCTGCCGCTGCTGCGCGCACAACCCAGGGCACTGGTGGTCAACGTCGGATCCACCTACGGCTCGATCGGCTACCCCGGCTATGCCACCTACTGCGCCAGCAAGTTTGCCCTGCGCGGCTTCTCTGAGGCGCTGCGCCGCGAGCTGGCGGATACCTCGGTGAATGTCATGTACGCCGCCCCCCGGGCAACCCGCACAGCGATGAACAGCACCGCCGCCACGGCGCTCAACCAGGCGCTGAAGGTCGGCATGGACGACCCGGCAGATGTGGCCCGCGCTGTGCTCAAGGCCGTGCAGTCAGAACGCAGCGAGCTTTACCTGGGGTGGCCAGAAAAGCTTTTTGTACGCATCAACGGCATGTTGCCCGGCGTGGTCGACCGCGCACTGCGCAAGCAATTGCCGGTGATCCGCCGCTACCTTGCTAGCCATTCCAAGGAGTCGATCAAATGAAACGTCTGTTCATCGCTGGCCTG from Pseudomonas fortuita carries:
- a CDS encoding AMP-binding protein, with amino-acid sequence MPHELERFHQLLVTFARDHGDAVAVQGATERFTYRQLLAEVGLRIHSLRTCSPGPLVLALDNGPQLLFWDLAALFAERPCVIVPSFFSSAQFSHCIEQSGASHVLCDPQWHGTLGELGFAQQDVFWVREAQPAAALPADTAKITYTSGSTGKPKGVCLSVEALLRVARELEVASRPSEPQRYLAVLPLGVLLENLGVYAALMAGASVLLYPQAQLGMGGASQVDFKRLLGAIALSGAQSLILVPQLLMGLITAIERGLMRVGALRFVAVGGARVAPSLLARAEAIGLPVFEGYGLSECASVVALNRPGATRRGSVGKPLPHVQVRIAEDGEVLVAGSVLLGYLEEPPVCDSWWATGDLGHFDEEGYLYLDGRKKHQFITSFGRNVNPEWVEAELTQSGVIAQAFVHGEALPKNLALLWPLDPATPETLIDQAVQQCNALLPDYARVHAWRRLPCPLSSTDDTLTANGRPRREAILRRYHSLLSDIPL
- a CDS encoding TenA family transcriptional regulator; amino-acid sequence: MSFFDTLQMQTTQERQALFAVPVIRDALAGHVSLDSYVAFLTQAYHHVRHTVPLMMACGARLPSRLEWLRGAVCEYIEEEYGHEQWILNDINACGADWEAVRDGRPALPIELMVAYLYDLIARGNPVGLFGMVNVLEGTSIALATQAAGTIQSTLALPDRAFSYLSSHGALDQDHMVTYRQLMDRLDDADDQRAVIHAAKVVYRLYTDMFHGLPRAGLQEVRHALA
- a CDS encoding SDR family oxidoreductase: MRLPECVVILTGASGGIGLELAEQLCAAGARVLAVSRQMGKLASLMNRYHDRLLWQSADLRSHGGREQVLARAREMGGVNVLINAAGVNRFALFDQIDEQALDELLDINLKAALQLTRVCLPLLRAQPRALVVNVGSTYGSIGYPGYATYCASKFALRGFSEALRRELADTSVNVMYAAPRATRTAMNSTAATALNQALKVGMDDPADVARAVLKAVQSERSELYLGWPEKLFVRINGMLPGVVDRALRKQLPVIRRYLASHSKESIK